One Streptomyces sp. CNQ-509 DNA window includes the following coding sequences:
- a CDS encoding cell wall metabolism sensor histidine kinase WalK, translated as MISARARILLLLLVVMAAALAAVAGTTRSILLRDLEHRVDRLLAQETREFASLYERGVDPETSRPFTDPERLLTVFLERQYADPDEELLGLVRQRGDGPKQLVQPRDLTMSRQLENDKAGRRTIFESGDRTGFLDRPSGEVRWAKAGIGAKEEPDAAAFVVAIHTEREREQVSDVFVIMLMISAMALVVVSAIGWAVAGRILAPVRLVGQTAAQLTEQDLTRRIPVRGRADRDETAALAATFNAMLDRLERAFAAQREFVDDAGHELRTPITIVRGHLELMGEDPAEREETLRLVTDELDRMTRIVEDLLLLAKAERPDFVQPEPVQLAELTADVFVKARTLGERDWELSEVAEGETRLDPQRVTQAMVQLAQNAVQHTAPGGRIRIGSRTAEGHVELYVADSGPGIPPQDAGLIFERFRRGTARRGSRGGGAGLGLAIVRAIAEGHRGHVELSPTDGGGATFTLILQEGL; from the coding sequence ATGATCTCCGCGCGTGCCCGCATCCTCCTTCTCCTGCTGGTGGTGATGGCGGCGGCCCTCGCCGCCGTCGCCGGCACCACCCGCTCCATCCTGCTGCGCGACCTGGAGCACCGGGTCGACCGGCTGCTGGCACAGGAGACGCGGGAGTTCGCCAGCCTCTACGAGCGGGGCGTCGACCCGGAGACGAGCCGCCCCTTCACCGACCCGGAAAGGCTGCTGACGGTCTTCCTGGAGCGGCAGTACGCCGACCCGGACGAGGAGCTGCTGGGCCTGGTGCGCCAGCGCGGCGACGGGCCGAAGCAACTCGTCCAGCCGCGGGACCTGACGATGTCCCGGCAGCTGGAGAACGACAAGGCGGGCCGCCGGACGATCTTCGAGTCCGGCGACCGCACGGGCTTTCTCGACCGGCCCTCGGGCGAGGTGCGCTGGGCCAAGGCCGGCATCGGCGCGAAGGAGGAGCCGGACGCGGCGGCGTTCGTCGTGGCCATCCACACCGAGCGCGAACGCGAACAGGTGAGCGATGTGTTCGTCATCATGCTGATGATCTCGGCCATGGCGCTGGTGGTCGTCAGCGCCATCGGCTGGGCGGTGGCGGGCCGGATCCTCGCGCCCGTACGGCTGGTGGGACAGACCGCCGCGCAGTTGACGGAGCAGGACCTGACCCGGCGGATCCCGGTGCGCGGGCGCGCCGACCGGGACGAGACGGCGGCGCTCGCCGCGACCTTCAACGCCATGCTGGACCGGCTGGAGCGGGCGTTCGCCGCCCAGCGGGAGTTCGTCGACGACGCCGGGCACGAGCTGCGTACGCCCATCACCATCGTGCGCGGGCACCTGGAGCTGATGGGCGAGGACCCGGCGGAGCGCGAGGAGACGCTGCGGCTGGTCACCGACGAGCTGGACCGGATGACCCGGATCGTGGAGGACCTGCTGCTGCTCGCCAAGGCCGAGCGGCCGGACTTCGTCCAGCCGGAGCCGGTGCAGTTGGCGGAGCTGACCGCGGACGTGTTCGTCAAGGCCAGGACCCTCGGCGAGCGGGACTGGGAGCTGAGCGAGGTCGCCGAGGGCGAGACGCGCCTCGACCCGCAGCGCGTCACGCAGGCCATGGTGCAGCTCGCCCAGAACGCGGTGCAGCACACCGCGCCCGGCGGGCGCATCCGGATCGGCTCGCGGACCGCGGAAGGACACGTCGAGCTGTACGTCGCCGACAGCGGCCCCGGCATCCCGCCGCAGGACGCCGGCCTCATCTTCGAACGTTTCCGCCGCGGCACCGCGCGCCGCGGCTCCCGCGGCGGCGGCGCGGGCCTGGGCCTGGCCATCGTCAGGGCCATCGCGGAAGGCCACCGCGGCCACGTCGAACTCAGCCCCACCGACGGCGGCGGGGCCACCTTCACCCTGATCCTTCAGGAGGGTCTGTGA
- a CDS encoding long-chain fatty acid--CoA ligase: MREFALPALYEVPADANLSDLVRTNAARTPDLAVVARKTAAGDWRDVSAADFLAEVEAVARGLVAAGLRPGDRIGLMSRTRYEWTLLDFAIWTAGGVTVPVYETSSAEQIHWILSDSGAVACVVETAEHAAAVESVRGRVPLLRQVWQIEGGSGGEGDGKGAVAELTAAGTGVSDATLEEHRSAAGADSPATLVYTSGTTGRPKGCVLTHGHFLAECGNAVEQLRPLFRSGDSSILLFLPLAHVFGRLVEIAAMVAPMKLGHVSDVKNLTGDLAAFKPTLLLGVPRVFEKVYNSARAKAGADGKGKIFDKAAHTAIAYSRALDTGGPALGLRLRHALFDKLVYAKLRAVLGGRATHAISGGAPLGERLGHFYRGIGFTVLEGYGLTETAAAITVNLVQRPKIGTVGQPLPGCTIRIADDGEVLVRGGNVFEEYWADEDATAAALDGEWLRTGDLGSLDEDGYLSITGRKKEILVTAAGKNVAPAVIEDRIRAHALVAECMVVGDARPFVAALITLDEEFLARWAEEHGKQGRTAAELADDAELLAAVQLAVDDGNAQVSRAESVRRFRILPGQFTEESGHLTPSLKLKRGAVAKDFTEEIEALYER, encoded by the coding sequence TTGCGAGAGTTCGCCCTTCCCGCCCTGTACGAGGTCCCGGCGGACGCCAACCTTTCGGACCTCGTCCGCACCAACGCCGCCCGCACCCCCGACCTGGCCGTCGTCGCCCGCAAGACCGCGGCCGGCGACTGGCGGGACGTGTCCGCGGCGGACTTCCTCGCGGAGGTCGAGGCGGTGGCCAGGGGCCTGGTCGCGGCCGGGCTGCGGCCGGGGGACCGGATCGGGCTGATGTCCCGTACGCGGTACGAGTGGACTCTGCTGGACTTCGCGATCTGGACCGCGGGCGGCGTGACGGTCCCGGTGTACGAGACGAGTTCGGCCGAGCAGATCCACTGGATCCTCAGCGACTCGGGCGCCGTGGCGTGCGTGGTGGAGACCGCGGAGCACGCCGCCGCGGTCGAGTCGGTACGCGGCCGGGTGCCGCTGCTGCGCCAGGTGTGGCAGATCGAGGGCGGGTCCGGCGGCGAAGGGGACGGTAAGGGCGCCGTCGCCGAGCTGACCGCCGCCGGGACCGGGGTGTCCGACGCCACGCTGGAGGAGCACCGCTCCGCGGCCGGCGCCGACTCCCCCGCGACGCTCGTCTACACCTCCGGCACCACCGGCCGTCCCAAGGGCTGCGTCCTCACCCACGGCCACTTCCTCGCCGAGTGCGGCAACGCGGTGGAGCAACTGCGCCCGCTCTTCCGCTCCGGCGACAGCTCCATCCTCCTCTTCCTGCCGCTCGCCCACGTCTTCGGCCGGCTGGTGGAGATCGCGGCGATGGTCGCCCCGATGAAGCTCGGGCACGTGTCGGACGTGAAGAACCTCACCGGCGACCTCGCCGCCTTCAAGCCGACGCTGCTGCTCGGCGTCCCCCGCGTCTTCGAGAAGGTCTACAACTCCGCCCGCGCCAAGGCCGGCGCCGACGGCAAGGGGAAGATCTTCGACAAGGCGGCCCACACCGCCATCGCGTACAGCCGCGCCCTGGACACCGGCGGCCCCGCCCTCGGACTGCGGCTGCGGCACGCGCTCTTCGACAAGCTCGTCTACGCGAAGCTGCGCGCCGTCCTCGGCGGCCGCGCCACGCACGCGATCTCCGGCGGCGCCCCGCTCGGCGAGCGGCTCGGGCACTTCTACCGCGGCATCGGCTTCACCGTCCTGGAGGGCTACGGCCTCACCGAGACGGCCGCCGCGATCACCGTCAACCTGGTGCAGCGCCCGAAGATCGGCACCGTGGGACAGCCGCTGCCGGGCTGCACCATCCGCATCGCCGACGACGGCGAGGTGCTGGTGCGCGGCGGCAACGTCTTCGAGGAGTACTGGGCCGACGAGGACGCGACGGCCGCGGCGCTGGACGGTGAGTGGCTGCGCACCGGCGACCTCGGGAGCCTGGACGAGGACGGGTATCTCTCCATCACCGGGCGGAAGAAGGAGATCCTCGTCACGGCGGCGGGCAAGAACGTCGCCCCCGCGGTCATAGAGGACCGCATCCGGGCACACGCGCTGGTGGCGGAGTGCATGGTCGTCGGCGACGCGCGCCCGTTCGTCGCGGCGCTGATCACGCTGGACGAGGAGTTCCTCGCCCGGTGGGCGGAGGAGCACGGCAAGCAGGGCCGGACGGCGGCCGAGCTGGCGGACGACGCGGAGCTGCTCGCGGCGGTGCAGTTGGCGGTGGACGACGGGAACGCGCAGGTGTCGCGGGCGGAGTCGGTGCGCAGGTTCCGCATCCTGCCGGGGCAGTTCACGGAGGAGTCGGGGCATCTCACGCCGTCGCTGAAGCTGAAGCGGGGCGCGGTGGCGAAGGACTTCACGGAGGAGATCGAGGCGCTCTACGAGCGGTAG
- a CDS encoding glycosyltransferase 87 family protein: protein MARVAAPVAAWALTRAGLLLLVLGVVTLPGPDVTSDVEVIYRGWYEVLRTGTFPVDDVSWQYPPGAALPVLSPGLLPFLGYASAFFALACAADAAVLALLLRAGGGAGRSWAGAWFWVAGVPLLGPTAYARYDVMVTAVAVAALLAAARRPAVAGALAGFGAMLKVWPVLVLLGTARGRATRLSWGAAAGTAAGVALLAAVALPGAFGFVTAQRDRGTEVESLGALVFHVGRHHGWEGTVELHYGSMEFLGPGVGLVSDLALGLSVVAMGWLVLWRLRAREFTATTGCEAAFAGALLFTTTSRVISPQYLLWLVGLAAVCLTLRAARMALPAGLVLAATGVTLAEFPVWFGEVVGSTGFGIALLAFRNGLLVVATVVACRRLWRSTAAPVGPGSGEAAVPRQRTAREDDLLTW, encoded by the coding sequence ATGGCACGGGTCGCGGCGCCGGTGGCGGCGTGGGCGCTGACCCGCGCGGGCCTGCTGCTGCTCGTCCTGGGCGTGGTCACGCTGCCCGGGCCCGACGTCACCAGCGACGTCGAGGTGATCTACCGCGGCTGGTACGAGGTGCTGCGCACCGGCACGTTCCCGGTCGACGACGTGAGCTGGCAGTACCCGCCGGGCGCGGCGCTCCCGGTGCTCTCCCCCGGGCTGCTGCCGTTCCTCGGCTACGCGTCCGCCTTCTTCGCGCTGGCCTGCGCCGCGGACGCGGCGGTGCTGGCGCTGCTGCTGCGGGCCGGGGGCGGCGCCGGGCGGTCGTGGGCGGGGGCGTGGTTCTGGGTGGCGGGGGTGCCGCTCCTGGGGCCGACCGCGTACGCGCGCTACGACGTGATGGTCACCGCCGTCGCCGTCGCGGCGCTGCTGGCCGCGGCCCGGCGGCCGGCGGTGGCGGGGGCGCTGGCGGGGTTCGGCGCGATGCTGAAGGTGTGGCCGGTGCTGGTGCTGCTGGGCACGGCGCGCGGGCGGGCGACGCGGCTGTCGTGGGGCGCGGCGGCGGGTACGGCGGCGGGGGTGGCGCTGCTGGCGGCCGTGGCGCTGCCGGGGGCGTTCGGCTTCGTCACGGCGCAGCGCGACCGCGGCACGGAGGTGGAGTCGCTGGGGGCGCTGGTCTTCCACGTCGGCAGGCACCACGGCTGGGAGGGGACGGTGGAACTGCACTACGGCTCCATGGAGTTCCTCGGTCCCGGCGTCGGCCTGGTCAGCGATCTGGCGCTGGGGCTCTCGGTGGTGGCGATGGGGTGGCTGGTGCTGTGGCGGCTGCGGGCGCGGGAGTTCACGGCGACGACGGGGTGCGAGGCGGCGTTCGCGGGCGCGCTGCTCTTCACGACCACGAGCCGGGTGATCAGCCCGCAGTACCTGCTCTGGCTCGTCGGCCTGGCGGCGGTGTGCCTGACGCTGCGGGCGGCGCGGATGGCGCTGCCGGCGGGTCTGGTGCTGGCGGCGACGGGGGTGACGCTGGCGGAGTTCCCGGTGTGGTTCGGGGAGGTCGTGGGGAGCACCGGGTTCGGGATCGCGCTGCTGGCGTTCCGGAACGGGCTGCTGGTCGTGGCGACGGTGGTGGCGTGCCGGCGGCTGTGGCGGTCGACGGCGGCGCCCGTGGGGCCGGGGAGCGGGGAGGCTGCGGTGCCGCGGCAGCGTACGGCGCGGGAGGACGACCTGCTGACGTGGTGA
- a CDS encoding Lrp/AsnC family transcriptional regulator, translating into MITAIVLINTDVDRIPEIAESIAAIDGVSEVYSVTGAHDLIAIVRVARHDDLADVIPGRISKVPGVAGTETHISFRTYSQHDLEAAFAIGLEE; encoded by the coding sequence ATGATCACTGCGATCGTTCTGATCAACACCGACGTGGACCGCATTCCCGAGATCGCGGAGTCGATCGCCGCGATCGACGGGGTCAGCGAGGTGTACTCGGTCACGGGGGCGCACGACCTGATCGCCATCGTCCGGGTGGCGCGCCACGACGATCTGGCCGACGTGATCCCGGGCCGGATCAGCAAGGTCCCGGGCGTGGCGGGGACCGAGACGCACATCTCCTTCCGTACGTACTCGCAGCACGACCTCGAAGCCGCGTTCGCCATCGGCCTGGAGGAGTAG
- a CDS encoding NlpC/P60 family protein, translating to MSAHRRSTRPCGVGRLRTGVLTAAAAAALSGSPAVFSGLSDAALAAPDDHAAARERVHDLYAQAERATEKYNAAKERTEELRRKAALLQDRAARDLARINRMRTELGSLAGAQYRSGGIDPKLTLILSESPEGYLEKAAALERIGNRQSGRLRQLVGLQRGLEQQRVRAGDTLADLERERDALAGHKREVTDRLAEARRLLNSLPKEERPGTGRDRASRSAQAPDPAPAPASGRGALAVAAARGAVGTPYVWGGAAPGGFDCSGLTQWAYGKAGVSIPRTSQAQRYAGRQVPLGQAQPGDLVTYRADASHVAMYVGGGQVVHAPYPGASVRYDPVGMMPVASVTRP from the coding sequence GTGTCAGCACATCGACGATCCACCCGGCCCTGCGGTGTCGGCCGGCTGCGTACCGGCGTCCTCACCGCCGCCGCGGCGGCGGCGCTGTCCGGCTCGCCCGCCGTCTTCTCCGGCCTCTCCGACGCGGCCCTGGCCGCCCCCGACGACCACGCCGCGGCCAGGGAGCGCGTCCACGACCTCTACGCCCAGGCAGAGCGGGCCACCGAGAAGTACAACGCGGCCAAGGAGCGCACCGAGGAGCTGCGCCGCAAGGCGGCCCTGCTCCAGGACCGCGCCGCCCGCGACCTCGCCCGGATCAACCGGATGCGCACCGAACTCGGTTCGCTCGCCGGCGCGCAGTACCGTTCCGGCGGCATCGACCCGAAGCTGACCCTGATCCTCTCGGAGAGCCCCGAGGGCTATCTGGAGAAGGCCGCCGCCCTGGAGCGCATCGGCAACCGGCAGAGCGGCCGGCTGCGCCAACTCGTCGGCCTCCAGCGCGGGCTGGAGCAGCAGCGGGTACGGGCCGGGGACACCCTCGCGGACCTGGAGCGCGAACGCGACGCGCTGGCGGGGCACAAGCGCGAGGTCACGGACCGGCTCGCGGAGGCGCGGCGGCTCCTCAACTCGCTGCCGAAGGAGGAGCGCCCCGGCACCGGCCGCGACCGCGCCTCCCGCTCCGCCCAGGCGCCCGACCCCGCCCCGGCACCGGCCTCCGGCCGCGGCGCGCTCGCGGTGGCGGCGGCACGGGGCGCGGTCGGCACCCCGTACGTGTGGGGCGGCGCGGCGCCCGGCGGGTTCGACTGCTCGGGCCTCACGCAGTGGGCCTACGGCAAGGCCGGGGTGTCCATCCCGCGCACGTCGCAGGCGCAGCGCTACGCGGGCCGCCAGGTGCCGCTGGGCCAGGCGCAGCCGGGCGACCTGGTGACGTACCGGGCGGACGCGAGCCACGTGGCGATGTACGTGGGCGGCGGCCAGGTCGTCCACGCCCCGTACCCGGGTGCGTCGGTGCGCTACGACCCGGTGGGGATGATGCCGGTGGCCTCGGTGACCCGGCCGTAG
- a CDS encoding helix-turn-helix domain-containing protein, translating to MSGMSTEHPQAPHLRELRRRAGLTLEAAAARAELSPAHLSRLETGQRQPSLPVLLKLARVYGTTVSELLGEVSSAQTSVVRGAEVPVREAGGWSYRQAGGTDRGMQALRVFVPYDAEHRDLVRVHPGEEWLYVLDGRMRLVLGDREHLLDPGDSAQFDSLTPHRIAAAEPGGLGLLFVHTLLQSAVTGLCLGDGTRH from the coding sequence ATGAGCGGTATGAGCACCGAGCATCCCCAGGCTCCCCACCTGCGCGAGCTGCGCCGGCGGGCCGGGCTGACGCTGGAGGCCGCGGCCGCCAGGGCCGAGCTTTCGCCGGCCCATCTCTCCCGGCTGGAGACCGGGCAGCGGCAGCCCTCGCTGCCGGTGCTGCTCAAGCTGGCCCGGGTCTACGGTACGACGGTTTCCGAGCTGCTCGGCGAGGTGTCCTCGGCGCAGACCTCCGTCGTGCGGGGGGCCGAGGTGCCGGTGCGGGAGGCCGGGGGGTGGTCGTACCGGCAGGCCGGGGGGACGGACCGGGGGATGCAGGCGCTGCGGGTGTTCGTGCCGTACGACGCCGAGCACCGCGATCTCGTCCGGGTCCATCCCGGCGAGGAGTGGCTGTACGTGCTCGACGGGCGGATGCGGCTCGTGCTCGGCGACCGCGAGCACCTGCTGGACCCCGGGGACAGCGCCCAGTTCGACTCCCTCACCCCGCACCGCATCGCCGCCGCCGAGCCCGGCGGGCTCGGGCTGCTCTTCGTCCACACGCTGCTGCAGAGCGCTGTCACCGGGCTGTGCCTCGGCGACGGCACCCGGCACTGA
- a CDS encoding glycosyltransferase family 4 protein yields the protein MHTPPPRKPPPGDPPPGRPPAHRPPRKTLVVTNDFPPRPGGIQNFLHSMCLRLDPEQVVVYASTWKRDAEGRAATRDFDARQPFEVIRDGTTMLLPTPRVTRRAAGLLRAHGCRSVWFGAAAPLGLMAPALRRAGAERIVATTHGHEAGWAQLPVARQLLRRIGESADTLTYLGEYTRARIARALTPEAAARMARLPPGVDETAFHPGSGGDAVRARLGLADRPVVVCVSRLVPRKGQDTLIRALPRILAAQPEAVLLIVGGGPYRGDLEKLAAATGVAGSVRFTGAVPWEELPAHFGAGDVFAMPCRTRRGGLDVEGLGIVYLEASATGLPVVAGDSGGAPDAVLDGETGWVVRGGAERQAAQAAEHIVTLLGDADLRARMGARGRAWVAERWRWDLLAERLTSLL from the coding sequence ATGCACACGCCACCGCCCCGCAAGCCGCCGCCCGGCGACCCGCCTCCCGGCAGACCGCCGGCCCACCGGCCGCCGCGCAAGACCCTCGTCGTCACCAACGACTTCCCGCCCCGGCCCGGCGGCATCCAGAACTTCCTGCACAGCATGTGCCTGCGGCTGGACCCCGAGCAGGTCGTCGTCTACGCCTCCACCTGGAAGCGCGACGCCGAAGGCCGCGCCGCCACCCGGGACTTCGACGCCCGCCAGCCCTTCGAGGTGATCCGCGACGGCACCACGATGCTGCTGCCCACGCCGCGCGTCACCCGCCGCGCGGCCGGGCTGCTGCGCGCGCACGGCTGCCGCTCGGTGTGGTTCGGGGCCGCCGCGCCGCTGGGGCTGATGGCGCCGGCGCTGCGGCGCGCGGGCGCCGAGCGGATCGTGGCCACCACGCACGGGCACGAGGCGGGCTGGGCGCAGTTGCCGGTGGCGCGGCAACTGCTGCGGCGCATCGGCGAGTCGGCGGACACGCTCACGTACCTGGGTGAGTACACCCGCGCCCGGATCGCCCGCGCGCTCACCCCCGAGGCCGCCGCGCGGATGGCGCGGTTGCCGCCGGGCGTCGACGAGACCGCGTTCCACCCGGGCTCCGGCGGCGACGCCGTACGCGCCCGCCTCGGGCTCGCGGACCGGCCGGTCGTCGTCTGCGTCTCCCGGCTCGTCCCCCGCAAGGGCCAGGACACCCTCATCCGCGCGCTGCCCCGGATCCTGGCCGCGCAGCCGGAGGCGGTGCTGCTGATCGTCGGCGGCGGACCGTACCGCGGTGACCTGGAGAAGCTCGCGGCGGCCACGGGCGTCGCCGGCTCGGTGCGCTTCACGGGCGCGGTGCCGTGGGAGGAACTGCCCGCGCACTTCGGTGCGGGCGACGTGTTCGCCATGCCGTGCCGCACGCGGCGCGGCGGGCTCGACGTGGAGGGGCTGGGCATCGTGTACCTGGAGGCGTCCGCGACCGGCCTGCCGGTCGTCGCGGGCGACTCGGGCGGGGCCCCGGACGCGGTGCTCGACGGCGAGACCGGGTGGGTGGTGCGCGGCGGCGCGGAGCGGCAGGCGGCGCAGGCGGCGGAGCACATCGTGACCCTGCTGGGCGACGCGGACCTGCGCGCGCGGATGGGCGCGCGGGGGCGGGCGTGGGTGGCGGAGCGGTGGCGCTGGGACCTGCTGGCGGAGCGGCTGACGTCGCTGCTGTGA
- a CDS encoding NlpC/P60 family protein, whose translation MASHRRPKQPNRARVTVFTATAAAAVALSTQSAQAAPDKDDVKRQVDNLYEDAERATEKYNGAKERQDKLEEDVKELQDKAARGQQELNDLRDGLGSLATAQYRSGSIDPSVQLFLSADPDTYLDKASTMDRVSGKQAESLERIADKQRSLAQQRQEASAKLKDLEETRKELGSQKKKVQDKLSDARALLNQLTEEEQAALAEEEQRASREAEDRVDLGDVAPGSSHGAAALSAAQSKLGAPYVYGATGPSSFDCSGLTGWAFSQAGVALPRISQDQANVGTRISSVSQLQPGDLVFFYSDLHHVGIYAGNGQIIHAPKPGAVVRYEAVGNMPFMWGARV comes from the coding sequence GTGGCGTCCCACCGTCGACCGAAGCAGCCGAACCGGGCCAGGGTCACCGTCTTCACCGCGACCGCCGCCGCGGCCGTCGCCCTCTCCACCCAGAGCGCGCAAGCCGCCCCCGACAAGGACGACGTCAAGCGGCAGGTCGACAACCTGTACGAGGACGCCGAGCGCGCCACGGAGAAGTACAACGGCGCCAAGGAGCGGCAGGACAAGCTCGAAGAGGACGTCAAGGAGCTCCAGGACAAGGCCGCCCGCGGCCAGCAGGAGCTCAACGACCTCCGCGACGGCCTCGGTTCGCTGGCCACCGCCCAGTACCGCAGCGGCAGCATCGACCCCTCCGTGCAGCTCTTCCTCTCCGCCGACCCGGACACCTACCTGGACAAGGCGTCCACGATGGACCGGGTCAGCGGCAAGCAGGCCGAGTCGCTGGAACGCATCGCCGACAAGCAGCGCAGCCTCGCGCAGCAGCGCCAGGAGGCGAGCGCAAAGCTCAAGGACCTGGAGGAGACCCGCAAGGAGCTGGGCTCCCAGAAGAAGAAGGTCCAGGACAAGCTGAGCGACGCCCGCGCGCTGCTCAACCAGCTCACCGAGGAGGAGCAGGCCGCGCTCGCCGAAGAGGAGCAGCGCGCCAGCCGCGAGGCGGAGGACCGCGTCGACCTCGGCGACGTCGCCCCCGGCTCCTCCCACGGCGCGGCCGCCCTGTCCGCCGCGCAGAGCAAGCTGGGCGCCCCGTACGTCTACGGCGCCACCGGCCCCAGCTCCTTCGACTGCTCGGGCCTCACCGGCTGGGCCTTCTCGCAGGCCGGCGTCGCGCTGCCGCGCATCTCGCAGGACCAGGCCAACGTCGGCACCCGGATATCCTCGGTCAGCCAGCTCCAGCCCGGGGACCTCGTGTTCTTCTACAGCGACCTGCACCACGTCGGCATCTATGCGGGCAACGGCCAGATCATCCACGCCCCGAAGCCGGGCGCGGTCGTCCGCTACGAGGCCGTCGGGAACATGCCGTTCATGTGGGGCGCGCGCGTCTGA
- a CDS encoding NYN domain-containing protein → MVEPREGSGVSSDEDAAEVLDGPLPEGVRRRIVTLADESFGGLTVAELPPQLRQYARFTPSRRVKLAGNAIAAALAADAAFRERIALRAAELQPELAAALRGGSPPAAAEPVDVAALAYLLRPPGWVKLIAAAGEEEQRAGAERAGEEAARELARLRTELSEARAAARGESERTRHELEALRRENEGLHRRLRSALSDVKRGEAAVRKLQQEAAAGREEAAAHLAAAESEARRLRARLGEAESGLEASRRAAREGRSVEDMRVRLLLDTVLDAAQGLRRELALPPTRMTPADTVGAVEPGTISPKDVAARALSATDPALLDQLLALPQAHMVVDGYNVTKTGYPTLPLEKQRLRLLGGLAGLAAQTGAEVTCVFDGAELAAPVLLAPPRGVRVLFSKPGETADELIRRLVRAEPTGRPVVVVSADREVADGVAAAGARPVSSALLLKRLARS, encoded by the coding sequence GTGGTGGAGCCGAGGGAAGGCTCGGGCGTCTCCTCCGACGAGGACGCGGCCGAGGTGCTCGACGGCCCGCTGCCCGAGGGGGTGCGCCGCCGGATCGTCACCCTGGCCGACGAGTCCTTCGGCGGCCTGACCGTCGCGGAGCTGCCGCCGCAGTTGCGGCAGTACGCCCGCTTCACCCCGTCCCGCCGCGTCAAGCTCGCCGGCAACGCCATCGCCGCCGCGCTGGCGGCCGACGCCGCCTTCCGCGAGCGGATCGCCCTGCGGGCCGCCGAGCTCCAGCCCGAGCTGGCCGCCGCGCTGCGCGGCGGCAGCCCGCCGGCCGCCGCCGAGCCCGTCGACGTCGCGGCCCTCGCGTACCTGCTGCGGCCCCCCGGCTGGGTCAAGCTCATCGCCGCCGCCGGCGAGGAGGAGCAGCGCGCCGGCGCCGAGCGGGCCGGCGAGGAGGCCGCCCGCGAGCTGGCCCGGCTGCGTACGGAGCTCTCCGAGGCCCGCGCCGCCGCCCGCGGCGAGTCGGAGCGCACCCGGCACGAACTGGAGGCGCTGCGCCGCGAGAACGAGGGCCTGCACCGCCGGCTGCGCAGCGCGCTCAGCGACGTCAAGCGCGGCGAGGCCGCCGTCCGCAAGCTCCAGCAGGAGGCCGCCGCGGGACGCGAGGAGGCCGCCGCCCACCTGGCCGCCGCCGAGAGCGAGGCCCGCCGCCTCCGCGCCCGCCTCGGCGAGGCCGAGTCCGGTCTGGAGGCCAGCCGCCGGGCCGCCCGCGAGGGGCGCAGCGTGGAGGACATGCGCGTACGCCTCCTCCTCGACACCGTGCTCGACGCCGCCCAGGGGCTCCGCCGCGAACTCGCCCTGCCGCCCACCCGGATGACCCCCGCGGACACCGTCGGCGCGGTCGAGCCCGGCACGATCTCGCCGAAGGACGTGGCCGCCCGCGCCCTCTCCGCCACCGACCCGGCGCTCCTCGACCAACTGCTCGCGCTGCCGCAGGCGCACATGGTCGTCGACGGCTACAACGTCACCAAGACCGGCTATCCCACGCTCCCGTTGGAGAAGCAGCGCCTGCGTCTCCTCGGCGGCCTCGCCGGCCTCGCCGCGCAGACGGGTGCGGAGGTGACGTGCGTGTTCGACGGCGCGGAGCTGGCCGCGCCGGTGCTGCTCGCGCCGCCTCGCGGGGTGCGGGTGCTCTTCAGCAAGCCGGGGGAGACCGCGGACGAGCTGATCCGCCGGCTCGTCCGGGCCGAACCCACCGGCAGACCCGTCGTGGTGGTCTCCGCCGACCGCGAGGTCGCCGACGGCGTCGCCGCCGCGGGCGCCCGGCCCGTATCGTCCGCGCTGCTCCTCAAGCGGCTCGCCCGGAGCTGA
- a CDS encoding DUF6126 family protein, whose protein sequence is MSKRIEERFPRGLVIRLIVYIFVGHLFAAFLLLLFKAGGGA, encoded by the coding sequence GTGTCCAAGCGGATCGAAGAGAGATTCCCCCGCGGCCTGGTGATCCGCCTCATCGTCTACATCTTCGTCGGCCACCTCTTCGCCGCGTTCCTGCTGCTCCTCTTCAAGGCGGGCGGCGGCGCGTAG